Proteins encoded together in one Pseudomonas sp. Seg1 window:
- the phoR gene encoding phosphate regulon sensor histidine kinase PhoR — protein MNQNWHGTLIRHMLLLVTVCLVIGLISGYYGWSLAAGLGIYLAWTLKQLLRLHEWLRLHQPDEAPPDGYGLWGEVFDSIYHLQRRDQRVRGRLQAVIDRVQESTAALKDAVIMLDSDGNLEWWNRAAETLLGLKTPQDSGQPVTNLVRHPRFKEYFEQESYAEPLEIPSPTNDRVRIQLYLTRYGNNEHLMLVRDVTRIHQLEQMRKDFIANVSHELRTPLTVICGYLETLLDNVEEVNPRWSRALQQMQQQGGRMQTLLNDLLLLAKLEATDYPSDNQPVQVDTLLQSIKSDAQQLSGSKNQRITLEADASLLLKGSEAELRSAFSNLVFNAVKYTPAEGNIRIRWWGDDQGAHLSVQDSGIGIDSKHLPRLTERFYRVDSSRNSNTGGTGLGLAIVKHVLLRHRARMEISSVPGHGSTFTCHFAPAQVAQARAISAAE, from the coding sequence GTGAATCAAAACTGGCATGGCACCCTGATTCGCCACATGCTGTTGCTGGTCACCGTTTGCCTGGTGATCGGCCTGATCAGCGGCTACTACGGCTGGAGCCTCGCGGCGGGTCTGGGGATTTACCTGGCCTGGACGCTCAAGCAATTGCTGCGTCTGCACGAATGGCTGCGCCTGCATCAACCCGATGAAGCACCGCCCGACGGCTATGGCCTGTGGGGCGAAGTGTTCGACAGCATCTATCACCTGCAACGCCGCGACCAACGGGTGCGCGGGCGCCTGCAAGCGGTGATCGACCGGGTTCAGGAATCCACCGCAGCGCTGAAAGACGCGGTGATCATGCTCGACAGCGACGGCAATCTGGAATGGTGGAACCGCGCCGCCGAAACCCTGCTCGGCCTCAAGACCCCACAAGACAGCGGCCAACCGGTGACCAACCTGGTACGGCATCCGCGCTTCAAGGAATACTTCGAGCAGGAAAGCTACGCCGAACCGCTGGAAATCCCCTCGCCGACCAATGATCGCGTGCGTATTCAGCTGTACCTGACCCGCTACGGCAACAACGAACACTTGATGTTGGTGCGCGACGTCACGCGCATCCATCAGCTGGAACAAATGCGCAAAGACTTCATCGCCAACGTCTCCCACGAACTGCGCACGCCGTTGACGGTGATCTGCGGTTATCTGGAAACCCTGCTCGACAACGTCGAAGAAGTGAACCCGCGCTGGAGCCGTGCCTTGCAGCAGATGCAGCAACAGGGCGGGCGCATGCAAACGCTGCTCAACGACTTGCTGCTGCTGGCGAAACTGGAAGCCACTGATTACCCGTCGGACAACCAACCCGTGCAGGTCGATACGCTGCTGCAATCGATCAAGAGCGATGCGCAGCAATTGTCCGGTTCGAAAAACCAGCGCATCACCCTCGAAGCCGACGCCAGCCTGCTGCTCAAGGGCAGCGAGGCGGAACTGCGCAGCGCGTTTTCCAATCTGGTATTCAACGCGGTGAAGTACACCCCGGCCGAGGGCAACATCCGCATTCGCTGGTGGGGCGACGATCAGGGCGCGCACTTGAGCGTGCAGGATTCCGGCATCGGCATCGACAGCAAACACCTGCCGCGCCTGACCGAACGCTTCTACCGCGTCGACTCCAGCCGCAACTCCAACACCGGCGGCACCGGCCTCGGCCTGGCCATCGTCAAACACGTGCTGCTGCGCCACCGCGCACGCATGGAGATCAGTAGCGTGCCCGGTCATGGCAGCACGTTTACCTGCCATTTCGCCCCGGCTCAAGTCGCTCAAGCGCGGGCGATCAGCGCCGCCGAGTAA
- the phoU gene encoding phosphate signaling complex protein PhoU yields the protein MISKEGLTHHISAQFNAELEEVRSHLLAMGGLVEKQVNDAVTALIEADSGLAQQVREIDDQINQMERNIDEECLRILARRQPAASDLRLIISISKSVIDLERIGDEATKIARRAIQLCEEGEAPRGYVEVRHIGDQVRNMVRDALDAFARFDADLALSVAQYDKIIDREYKTALRELATYMMEDPRSISRVLSIIWVLRSLERIGDHARNISELVIYLVRGTDVRHMGLKRMKEEVEGTSGETANVPGDADDK from the coding sequence ATGATTAGTAAAGAAGGCCTTACCCACCACATCTCCGCGCAGTTCAACGCCGAGCTTGAGGAAGTGCGCAGCCACCTCCTGGCCATGGGCGGGCTGGTCGAGAAGCAGGTCAATGACGCGGTGACCGCGCTGATCGAGGCCGATTCCGGTCTGGCTCAGCAGGTGCGCGAGATCGATGACCAGATCAACCAGATGGAACGCAACATCGACGAAGAATGCCTGCGCATTCTCGCTCGTCGTCAGCCGGCGGCGTCTGACCTGCGTCTGATCATCAGCATCTCCAAGTCGGTGATCGACCTTGAACGCATCGGCGACGAAGCGACCAAGATCGCCCGTCGTGCGATTCAGCTGTGCGAAGAAGGTGAAGCGCCACGCGGTTACGTCGAGGTTCGCCACATCGGCGACCAGGTGCGCAACATGGTCCGTGATGCGCTGGACGCGTTTGCCCGTTTTGACGCCGATCTGGCGCTTTCGGTGGCGCAGTACGACAAGATCATCGACCGCGAATACAAGACCGCCCTGCGTGAACTGGCGACCTACATGATGGAAGACCCGCGCTCTATCTCGCGGGTCTTGAGCATCATCTGGGTGCTGCGTTCGCTGGAGCGGATCGGCGATCACGCGCGCAACATCTCCGAATTGGTCATCTACCTGGTGCGCGGCACCGACGTGCGCCACATGGGCCTCAAGCGCATGAAAGAAGAAGTTGAAGGCACAAGCGGCGAAACCGCTAATGTTCCGGGCGATGCTGACGATAAGTAA
- a CDS encoding HU family DNA-binding protein, with translation MRKPELAAAIAEKADLTKEQANRVLNAVLEEITGALHRKDSVTLVGFGTFLQRHRGARTGKNPQTGEPVKIKASNTVAFKPGKSLKDSVNP, from the coding sequence ATGCGTAAACCAGAACTCGCCGCTGCAATCGCTGAAAAAGCAGATCTGACCAAAGAACAGGCCAACCGCGTACTCAACGCCGTCCTCGAAGAAATTACCGGCGCTCTGCACCGCAAGGACAGCGTGACGCTAGTAGGCTTCGGCACCTTCCTGCAACGCCACCGCGGCGCCCGCACCGGCAAAAACCCGCAAACCGGTGAACCGGTGAAAATCAAGGCCAGCAACACCGTTGCGTTCAAGCCAGGCAAATCGTTGAAAGACAGCGTTAATCCTTAA
- a CDS encoding rubredoxin, with the protein MKKWQCVVCGLIYNEADGWPDDGIAPGTLWQDVPEDWLCPDCGVGKMDFEMIEIN; encoded by the coding sequence ATGAAGAAGTGGCAATGTGTGGTCTGCGGCCTGATCTACAACGAAGCCGATGGCTGGCCGGATGACGGCATCGCACCGGGCACCCTGTGGCAGGACGTGCCGGAAGACTGGCTGTGCCCGGACTGCGGCGTCGGCAAGATGGACTTCGAAATGATCGAAATCAACTGA
- a CDS encoding M23 family metallopeptidase, translated as MLARLLFFCGLFMASTSAVAMTIYKSTDANGVVSYSDRPSKGSQVFVFQDRMVERLERQVYLDIKKQKGADVVFVRNDLYAPVEVALAFTGMSNVRGAPAQTIRRVLPARSNTRLALLTAVSGKQPLVYTPQFHYSLGDPAGTAQGYRYPLPWRGGPFRLSQGANGQYSHYGPKNKYAMDIAMPVGTPIIAARAGVVVKTENSQSGRGNDASGNFVRVLHDDGTMGVYLHLKQGSVSVREGQRVTVGSPLALSGNTGNSSGPHLHFVIQRNSGAGLVSIPYQFNQPVGALPNFALGKQ; from the coding sequence ATGCTCGCGCGCCTGCTGTTTTTCTGTGGTCTTTTCATGGCCTCCACCTCGGCTGTGGCCATGACCATTTACAAATCCACCGATGCCAACGGCGTGGTCTCGTACAGCGACCGTCCGAGCAAAGGCTCGCAGGTGTTCGTGTTTCAGGACCGCATGGTCGAACGCCTCGAGCGGCAGGTGTACCTCGACATCAAGAAGCAGAAGGGCGCCGACGTGGTGTTTGTGCGCAACGACCTGTATGCGCCCGTAGAGGTAGCACTGGCGTTTACCGGAATGAGCAACGTGCGTGGCGCACCGGCGCAAACCATCCGCCGGGTACTGCCGGCGCGCAGTAATACGCGCCTGGCATTGCTGACAGCGGTTTCCGGTAAGCAGCCGCTGGTGTATACGCCGCAATTTCACTACTCCCTCGGCGACCCTGCCGGAACCGCACAGGGTTATCGCTATCCGCTGCCCTGGCGCGGTGGGCCGTTCCGTCTGAGCCAGGGCGCCAACGGCCAATACAGCCACTACGGGCCGAAAAACAAGTACGCAATGGACATCGCCATGCCGGTCGGCACGCCGATTATTGCGGCACGGGCAGGGGTAGTGGTGAAAACCGAGAATTCACAGAGCGGGCGCGGCAACGATGCGTCGGGCAATTTCGTTCGGGTACTGCACGATGACGGCACGATGGGCGTGTACCTGCATCTCAAGCAGGGCTCGGTGAGCGTGCGCGAAGGGCAAAGGGTGACGGTGGGCAGTCCGTTGGCGCTGTCAGGCAACACCGGCAACAGCAGCGGCCCGCATCTGCACTTTGTAATACAGCGCAACAGCGGCGCGGGGCTGGTCTCGATTCCCTATCAGTTCAACCAGCCGGTAGGGGCGTTGCCCAACTTTGCGTTGGGCAAACAATAA
- a CDS encoding chorismate lyase, with protein sequence MQQTNPCPAPLWLTQSQLSPLPDSSTLDWLFDEGSLTRRLTRLSNDGFSVTPLFEGWDTLRADECAALDLAEGSEGWVREVYLRGHGEAWVFARSVASRAALQGDGLHMDELGSRSLGELLFCDHAFQRRAIEVCHYPEHWLPPVSRAPELWGRRSRFDRGALSVLVAEIFLPSLWSAVRVHPENC encoded by the coding sequence GTGCAACAGACTAATCCTTGCCCGGCCCCGCTCTGGCTGACTCAAAGCCAACTGTCCCCGCTCCCCGATTCGTCGACCCTCGACTGGCTGTTCGACGAAGGTTCGCTGACCCGCCGATTGACCCGTCTGTCCAACGATGGCTTCAGCGTCACGCCATTGTTCGAAGGCTGGGACACCTTGCGCGCGGACGAATGTGCCGCACTGGACCTGGCCGAAGGCAGCGAAGGCTGGGTGCGCGAGGTGTATTTGCGTGGCCATGGCGAGGCCTGGGTGTTTGCCCGCAGCGTGGCCTCGCGCGCAGCCCTGCAGGGTGACGGCTTGCACATGGACGAATTGGGCAGCCGCTCGTTGGGCGAATTGCTGTTTTGCGATCACGCCTTTCAGCGCCGCGCCATCGAAGTCTGCCACTACCCGGAACATTGGCTGCCGCCAGTCTCCCGCGCCCCTGAATTGTGGGGTCGGCGCTCGCGTTTCGATCGTGGCGCGCTGAGCGTGCTGGTTGCCGAAATCTTCCTGCCGAGCCTGTGGAGCGCCGTCCGCGTCCATCCGGAGAACTGCTGA
- a CDS encoding DUF2931 family protein has protein sequence MNDFTRPIRKTMYFLLGILLAGCGLDVSQAADKRPWFLGFGAPDYMEIWIETADVVDIRERVFRRAGAGIASVRAPADNKGTPAGWPENPGSGAGRDITGADLPRLIYVRWQSLAEPQTYEAYITISESAREIMRKPEKAFCRADGKWITDYRDDIGIGLAPGGIAKVWLGGACLKSVEITRVEGSAMKEGPYQGKNEGRYALSLSPESKAYIEKFGIPFGSW, from the coding sequence ATGAATGACTTCACTCGACCTATCAGGAAAACAATGTACTTCCTTCTAGGCATATTATTGGCCGGCTGCGGACTAGACGTCTCCCAAGCTGCGGACAAGCGTCCATGGTTCCTTGGCTTTGGAGCACCGGACTACATGGAAATCTGGATTGAAACCGCCGATGTGGTGGATATTCGAGAGCGAGTATTCCGACGTGCCGGAGCCGGTATTGCTTCGGTAAGAGCTCCCGCTGATAACAAAGGCACGCCCGCAGGGTGGCCAGAAAACCCCGGAAGTGGCGCAGGGCGGGATATCACCGGCGCCGACCTGCCCCGCTTGATCTATGTACGATGGCAATCCCTGGCCGAACCTCAAACCTATGAGGCTTACATCACCATTTCCGAATCGGCTCGGGAAATCATGCGTAAGCCGGAAAAAGCTTTCTGCAGGGCTGATGGCAAATGGATCACGGACTACCGCGATGACATCGGTATTGGCTTGGCCCCCGGCGGTATTGCAAAGGTCTGGCTAGGGGGCGCTTGCCTCAAGTCTGTCGAGATTACTCGGGTCGAAGGGAGTGCAATGAAGGAAGGCCCGTATCAAGGAAAAAACGAGGGGCGGTACGCACTGTCTCTATCACCTGAATCTAAAGCCTACATCGAAAAATTCGGCATTCCCTTCGGGAGCTGGTAA
- a CDS encoding FAD-dependent oxidoreductase, which translates to MNAPVVIVGTGLAGYNLAREFRKLDSETPLLLITADDGRSYSKPMLSTGFGKNKDADGLSMAEPGAMAEQLKAEVRTHTRISGIDAGHKRLWIGEEAVYYRDLILAWGAETVRVPIEGDGADLVFPINDLEDYARFRAAAAGKRRVLLLGAGLIGCEFANDLILGGYEVQLVAPCEQVMPMLLHPAAAAAVQAGLESLGAKFHLGPVLTRLQKVADGLEAHLSDGQVIPCDVVVSAIGLRPRIDLAAAAGVQVNRGVVVDRHLKTSHANIYALGDCAEVDGLNLLYVMPLMSCARALAQTLTGNPTAVSYGPMPITVKTPVCPLVVSPPPRGSEGVWTVEGQGADIKALCHSADGQLLGYALTGAAVMEKLALNKQLPPLLA; encoded by the coding sequence ATGAACGCACCTGTCGTAATCGTCGGCACCGGGCTTGCGGGCTACAACCTGGCCCGGGAGTTTCGCAAACTCGATAGCGAAACCCCGTTGCTGCTGATTACCGCCGATGACGGCCGCTCTTACTCCAAGCCGATGCTCTCCACCGGTTTCGGCAAGAACAAGGACGCCGATGGCCTGAGCATGGCCGAACCGGGCGCCATGGCCGAGCAATTGAAAGCCGAAGTGCGCACCCACACGCGCATCAGCGGCATCGACGCCGGCCACAAGCGGCTGTGGATCGGCGAAGAAGCGGTGTACTACCGCGACCTGATCCTCGCCTGGGGCGCGGAAACCGTGCGCGTGCCGATTGAAGGCGATGGCGCGGATCTGGTGTTCCCGATCAATGATCTCGAAGACTACGCACGTTTCCGCGCAGCGGCGGCCGGCAAGCGTCGGGTGCTGTTGCTCGGTGCCGGCCTTATCGGCTGCGAATTCGCCAACGACCTGATCCTCGGCGGCTACGAGGTGCAACTGGTTGCACCGTGCGAGCAGGTCATGCCGATGTTGCTGCATCCTGCTGCGGCGGCAGCGGTGCAGGCCGGGCTGGAAAGCCTGGGCGCCAAATTTCACCTCGGCCCGGTACTGACCCGTCTGCAGAAAGTCGCCGATGGTCTGGAAGCGCACCTGTCCGACGGCCAGGTCATCCCGTGCGACGTGGTGGTCTCGGCGATCGGCCTGCGCCCACGCATCGATCTGGCGGCGGCTGCCGGCGTGCAGGTCAATCGCGGTGTCGTGGTCGATCGGCACCTGAAGACTTCCCACGCCAATATCTATGCCTTGGGCGATTGCGCCGAGGTCGACGGGCTGAATCTTTTGTACGTCATGCCCCTCATGAGCTGTGCGCGAGCGCTTGCACAAACCCTCACCGGAAACCCGACGGCGGTGAGCTACGGCCCAATGCCGATCACCGTGAAAACCCCGGTGTGCCCACTGGTGGTTTCGCCGCCACCACGCGGCAGCGAAGGCGTCTGGACCGTTGAAGGGCAGGGCGCCGACATCAAGGCCCTGTGCCACAGCGCCGACGGTCAGTTGCTCGGTTATGCGCTGACTGGCGCGGCGGTGATGGAAAAACTCGCACTGAACAAACAGCTTCCGCCCCTGCTGGCGTAA
- the phoB gene encoding phosphate regulon transcriptional regulator PhoB — translation MVGRSILIVDDEAPIREMIAVALEMAGYDCLEAENSQQAHAIIVDRKPDLILLDWMLPGTSGIELARRLKRDELTGDIPIIMLTAKGEEDNKIQGLEVGADDYITKPFSPRELVARLKAVLRRAGPTDGEAPIEVGGLLLDPISHRVTIDGKPAEMGPTEYRLLQFFMTHQERAYTRGQLLDQVWGGNVYVEERTVDVHIRRLRKALGDAYENLVQTVRGTGYRFSTKA, via the coding sequence ATGGTTGGCAGGAGCATTCTGATCGTCGACGACGAAGCGCCCATTCGCGAAATGATCGCCGTTGCGTTGGAAATGGCCGGCTATGACTGTCTCGAGGCGGAGAACTCGCAGCAGGCGCACGCCATCATCGTCGACCGCAAACCGGACCTGATCCTGCTCGACTGGATGCTGCCCGGCACCTCCGGCATCGAGTTGGCCCGTCGTCTGAAACGTGATGAGCTGACCGGGGACATCCCGATCATCATGCTCACCGCCAAGGGCGAAGAGGACAACAAGATTCAGGGTCTGGAAGTCGGCGCCGACGACTACATCACCAAACCGTTTTCCCCCCGCGAACTGGTGGCACGCCTCAAGGCCGTGCTGCGCCGCGCCGGCCCGACCGATGGCGAAGCGCCAATCGAAGTCGGCGGCTTGTTGCTCGACCCGATCAGCCACCGCGTGACCATCGACGGCAAACCGGCCGAGATGGGCCCGACCGAATACCGTCTGCTGCAATTCTTCATGACCCACCAGGAACGCGCCTACACCCGTGGCCAGTTGCTGGATCAGGTCTGGGGCGGCAACGTCTATGTTGAAGAGCGCACCGTCGACGTGCACATCCGGCGTCTGCGCAAGGCCCTCGGCGACGCCTACGAAAATCTGGTACAAACCGTGCGCGGCACTGGCTACCGGTTTTCCACCAAGGCCTGA
- the pstB gene encoding phosphate ABC transporter ATP-binding protein PstB, with product MQHETHTHGINMSALGRDKQSLNLAQETVAIEVPGLSLYYGEKQALFDVSMNIPKQRVTAFIGPSGCGKSTLLRTFNRMNDLVDGCRVEGAINLYGNNIYRKGEDVAELRRRVGMVFQKPNPFPKTIYENVVYGLRIQGINKKRILDEAVEWALKGAALWDEVKDRLHDSALGLSGGQQQRLVIARTIAVEPEVLLLDEPCSALDPISTLKVEELIYELKSKFTIVIVTHNMQQAARVSDYTAFMYMGKLVEFGDTDTLFTNPAKKQTEDYITGRYG from the coding sequence ATGCAGCACGAAACACATACCCACGGCATCAACATGTCTGCCCTGGGCCGCGACAAGCAAAGCCTGAACCTGGCGCAGGAAACCGTGGCCATCGAAGTACCCGGCCTGAGTCTTTACTACGGCGAGAAACAAGCGCTGTTCGACGTCAGCATGAACATTCCGAAACAGCGCGTGACCGCGTTCATCGGCCCGTCCGGCTGCGGTAAGTCGACCTTGCTGCGCACCTTCAACCGCATGAACGATCTGGTTGACGGCTGCCGTGTTGAAGGCGCGATCAACCTCTACGGCAACAACATCTACCGCAAGGGCGAAGACGTCGCCGAGTTGCGCCGTCGCGTCGGCATGGTGTTCCAGAAGCCCAACCCGTTCCCGAAAACCATCTACGAAAACGTGGTGTACGGCCTGCGTATCCAAGGCATCAACAAGAAACGCATCCTCGACGAAGCCGTTGAGTGGGCACTCAAAGGCGCGGCGCTGTGGGACGAAGTCAAAGACCGTCTGCACGACTCGGCACTCGGCCTGTCCGGTGGTCAGCAGCAACGTCTGGTGATCGCACGTACCATCGCGGTGGAGCCGGAAGTGCTGCTGCTCGACGAACCGTGCTCGGCTCTCGACCCGATCTCGACGCTGAAAGTCGAAGAGCTGATCTACGAGCTGAAATCTAAGTTCACCATCGTCATCGTGACCCACAACATGCAACAGGCCGCGCGGGTGTCCGACTACACGGCGTTCATGTACATGGGCAAACTGGTGGAATTCGGCGACACCGATACCCTGTTCACCAATCCGGCGAAGAAGCAGACCGAAGACTACATCACCGGTCGTTATGGCTGA
- a CDS encoding response regulator — MSKISVLVVDDASFIRDLVKKCLRNYFPGIRTEDAVNGKKAQAMLAREAFDLVLCDWEMPEMSGLELLTWCREQDNLKTMPFVMVTSRGDKENVVQAIQAGVSGYVSKPFTNEQLLTKVKQALNKVGKLDTLMNSAPTKMNSAFGNDSLSALTGGKPAVVGGAPAAAAVNPFAKPAAAAPAPAAAPSRGLLNSPPVQAPAASKAPAGGRGQGQLRLPSGNQQCVIKALSIKEALLVVKRTDTLPQILDSAVLDLEQGDNAEIARLNGYLHAIVAHEQKADSDWLQLTFRFVDQDAQKLDYISRLIARGTAQKHFVPGA; from the coding sequence ATGAGCAAGATCAGTGTGTTGGTCGTGGACGACGCTTCGTTCATTCGTGACCTGGTAAAAAAGTGCCTGCGTAACTACTTCCCCGGGATCCGCACCGAGGACGCCGTCAACGGTAAAAAAGCTCAAGCGATGCTGGCCAGAGAAGCCTTCGACCTGGTCCTGTGCGACTGGGAAATGCCGGAAATGTCTGGCCTCGAACTGCTGACCTGGTGCCGCGAGCAAGACAATCTCAAGACCATGCCGTTTGTCATGGTCACCAGCCGTGGCGACAAGGAAAACGTCGTGCAGGCGATTCAGGCCGGCGTGTCCGGCTACGTCAGCAAGCCGTTCACCAACGAGCAACTGCTGACCAAGGTCAAGCAGGCGCTGAACAAGGTCGGCAAGCTCGACACCCTGATGAACAGCGCACCGACCAAGATGAACTCGGCGTTCGGCAATGATTCGCTCAGTGCGTTGACGGGCGGCAAGCCTGCCGTGGTCGGTGGCGCTCCGGCGGCCGCTGCGGTCAATCCGTTCGCCAAGCCTGCCGCTGCTGCGCCGGCACCCGCCGCTGCGCCGTCCCGTGGCCTGCTCAACAGCCCGCCAGTGCAGGCACCTGCCGCGTCGAAAGCGCCGGCCGGTGGTCGTGGTCAGGGCCAGTTGCGCCTGCCAAGCGGCAACCAGCAGTGCGTGATCAAGGCCCTGAGCATCAAGGAAGCGCTGTTGGTGGTGAAACGCACCGACACCCTGCCGCAGATCCTCGACAGCGCTGTGCTCGATCTGGAGCAGGGCGACAACGCCGAAATCGCCCGCCTCAATGGCTATCTGCACGCCATCGTCGCCCACGAGCAGAAAGCCGACAGCGACTGGCTGCAACTGACGTTCCGCTTCGTCGATCAGGACGCGCAGAAACTCGATTACATCTCTCGTCTGATCGCCCGCGGTACGGCGCAGAAGCACTTCGTTCCGGGCGCGTAA
- a CDS encoding hemolysin family protein codes for MDPSPGLSLATIFADFGMILFALILVLLNGFFVAAEFAMVKLRSTRVEAIADQNGWRGHILRTVHSQLDAYLSACQLGITLASLGLGWVGEPAFAHILEPLLSAVGVQSPEIVKGVSFFTAFFIISYLHIVVGELAPKSWAIRKPELLSLWTAVPLYLFYWAMYPAIYLLNASANAILRIAGQGEPGPHHEHHYSREELKLILHSSRGQDPSDQGMRVLASAVEMGELEVVDWANSREDLITLEFNAPLKEILAMFRRHKFSRYPVYDSERQEFVGLLHIKDLLLELAALDHIPESFNLAELTRPLERVSRHMPLSQLLEQFRKGGSHFAVVEEADGNIIGYLTMEDVLEVLVGDIQDEHRKAERGILAYQPGKLLVRGDTPLFKVERLLGIDLDHIEAETLAGLVYETLKRVPEEEEVLEVEGLRIIIKKMKGPKIVLAKVLMLD; via the coding sequence ATGGACCCTTCCCCTGGCTTGTCCCTCGCAACAATATTCGCCGATTTCGGCATGATCCTTTTTGCTCTGATCCTGGTTTTGCTCAACGGCTTCTTCGTTGCGGCAGAGTTCGCCATGGTCAAACTGCGCTCGACCCGGGTCGAGGCCATCGCTGATCAGAACGGCTGGCGCGGACACATTCTGCGCACCGTACACAGTCAGCTCGATGCGTACCTCTCGGCGTGCCAGCTCGGTATCACCCTCGCCTCCCTCGGCCTCGGTTGGGTCGGTGAGCCGGCCTTCGCGCACATTCTCGAACCGCTGCTGAGCGCGGTCGGCGTGCAATCGCCGGAGATCGTCAAAGGCGTGTCGTTCTTCACCGCGTTCTTCATCATTTCGTACCTGCACATCGTCGTCGGCGAATTGGCCCCCAAGTCGTGGGCGATCCGTAAACCCGAGCTGCTGTCGCTGTGGACGGCGGTGCCGCTGTACCTGTTCTACTGGGCGATGTACCCGGCGATCTACCTGCTTAACGCCAGCGCCAACGCCATTTTGCGTATCGCCGGCCAAGGTGAACCCGGCCCGCACCACGAACACCATTACAGCCGCGAAGAACTGAAACTGATCCTGCACTCCAGCCGTGGTCAGGATCCGAGCGACCAAGGCATGCGCGTACTGGCCTCGGCGGTGGAAATGGGCGAACTGGAAGTGGTCGACTGGGCCAACTCCCGCGAAGACCTGATCACCCTGGAATTCAACGCGCCGCTGAAAGAAATCCTGGCGATGTTCCGTCGCCACAAGTTCAGCCGTTACCCGGTGTACGACAGCGAGCGCCAGGAGTTCGTCGGCCTGCTGCACATCAAGGATCTGCTGCTGGAACTGGCGGCGCTGGATCACATCCCCGAGTCGTTCAACCTGGCCGAGCTGACCCGTCCGCTGGAGCGCGTGTCGCGGCACATGCCGCTGTCGCAGTTGCTGGAGCAGTTCCGCAAGGGCGGCTCGCACTTCGCCGTGGTCGAGGAGGCTGACGGCAACATCATCGGCTACCTGACCATGGAAGACGTGTTGGAAGTGCTGGTCGGTGATATCCAGGACGAACACCGCAAGGCTGAGCGCGGGATCCTCGCCTATCAGCCGGGCAAGCTGCTGGTGCGCGGCGATACGCCGTTGTTCAAGGTTGAGCGTCTGCTGGGTATCGACCTTGACCACATCGAAGCAGAAACCCTTGCCGGGCTGGTCTACGAGACCCTGAAACGGGTGCCGGAAGAGGAAGAAGTGCTGGAAGTCGAAGGCCTGCGAATCATCATCAAGAAGATGAAGGGGCCGAAGATTGTGTTGGCGAAGGTGTTGATGCTGGATTGA
- the ubiA gene encoding 4-hydroxybenzoate octaprenyltransferase has translation MYQSLLKSLNRLNPRAWDFIQLTRMDKPIGIYLLLWPTLWALWIAGKGSPSLANVVIFVLGVVLTRAGGCVINDWADRKVDGHVKRTAQRPLASGKISSKEALVFFALLMGVSFLLVLCTNAPTIWLSLGGLALAFTYPFMKRYTYYPQVVLGAAFSWGMPMAFTAETGELPAAAWLLWIANLLWTVGYDTYYAMTDRDDDLKIGVKSTAILFGEADRVIILSLQALSLGCLLLAGSKFELGVWFHLGLLVAAGCYAWEFWYTRSKDRMRCFQAFLHNHWAGLAIFVGIVLDYALR, from the coding sequence ATGTATCAGAGCCTGCTCAAGTCCCTGAATCGCTTGAACCCGCGTGCCTGGGATTTCATTCAGTTGACGCGCATGGACAAGCCGATCGGCATTTACCTGCTGTTGTGGCCGACGCTGTGGGCCTTGTGGATAGCTGGCAAAGGCTCACCGTCGCTGGCCAACGTGGTGATTTTCGTCCTCGGCGTGGTGCTGACCCGCGCCGGTGGTTGCGTGATCAATGACTGGGCTGATCGCAAGGTCGACGGCCACGTCAAACGCACCGCGCAGCGACCACTGGCCAGCGGCAAGATCAGCTCGAAAGAAGCCCTGGTGTTCTTCGCGCTGCTGATGGGCGTGAGTTTCCTGCTGGTGTTGTGCACCAATGCGCCGACCATCTGGCTGTCGCTGGGTGGGCTGGCATTGGCCTTCACTTATCCGTTCATGAAGCGCTACACCTATTATCCGCAGGTGGTGCTGGGCGCGGCGTTTTCATGGGGCATGCCGATGGCGTTCACTGCCGAGACGGGCGAGTTGCCGGCGGCGGCGTGGCTGCTGTGGATCGCCAATCTGCTGTGGACGGTGGGTTACGACACCTATTACGCGATGACGGACCGCGATGACGATTTGAAGATTGGCGTGAAGTCGACGGCGATTCTGTTCGGCGAGGCGGACCGGGTAATCATCCTGAGCTTGCAGGCGTTGTCGCTGGGCTGCCTGCTGCTGGCGGGGTCGAAATTTGAGCTGGGCGTCTGGTTCCATCTCGGCTTGCTGGTGGCTGCCGGGTGTTATGCGTGGGAGTTCTGGTACACCCGCAGCAAGGACCGGATGCGCTGCTTCCAGGCGTTTTTGCACAACCATTGGGCCGGGCTGGCGATTTTTGTCGGGATCGTGCTGGATTACGCGTTGCGCTAG